CAGAAGCTTTAACTGAagcacatttcacatttctcaGCTGTTTGACCGTTCTGCTCTTGTTCCAGTAGCCGGATCGAGCTGGGGGACGTTACGCCCCACAACATTAAGCAGCTTAAACGCCTGAACCAGGTCATCTTCCCTGTCAGCTACAATGACAAGTTTTACAAAGATGTACTGGAAGTTGGAGAGCTTGCAAAGCTAGGTAAGAAGACATCCCTCATGCATCATACTCCCAGATACTCTatgtaaaattaaataaataaaaagcaggaAGTAAGGATTCCTGTTTCCGGTATTTGCAACAAATGTCTTCTTCCAGCATACTTCAACGACATTGCAGTGGGCGCTGTGTGCTGCAGAGTGGACCACTCTCAGAACCAGAAGAGACTGTACATCATGACGCTTGGCTGTCTAGCACCCTACCGTAGACTTGGAATTGGTGAGAGCTTAGCATTTTTTGTAGAAGTAGCAGTGCActcttgtcttctgtgttgCTTTTCAACTTTGGCTTTATCTTCTCCTCAAGGTACAAAGATGCTGAATCATGTACTAAACATCTGTGAGAAGGACGGCACTTTTGACAACATTTACCTGTGAGTGTCTAAATAAAGGAGCTGTATGAGGATATTTTCTACACTTCAAACACTTGTTTAAATTATCGTAAGGTGACTCCTTATAGGAAACGATTAGGaacaataaagtgtattttatcGTGTTGTTTATCAGATTGATAATTTGACAGATTCTTTTAGTTTAAGTTTAGACATCTATTCTATCAATCCATTGTtcctttttgtgtcatttttttcaaactgttctACAACTTATAAAATTCCTTCTTTCCCTCTCAACAGTCATGTGCAGATCAGCAATGAGTCAGCGATTCACTTTTACCAGAAGTTTGGCTTTGAGATCATCGAGACAAAAAAGAATTACTACAAGAGGATAGAGCCAGCAGATGCCCATGTATTGCAAAAGAGTCTGCGCAGCCCGTGTGCACCCCCCACCGGAGAGCTTCAGAAGGCAGAGTAGGGGCACAGTGTTTGGGAAGAGCACTGATGTGCCAgcctccacagaaacagaactGTGACAAATGCCCCACGGTTGACACATTCAACACTTTCTTCAAAGGACGCtaaaaagacataaagaaatttaaagtacaaaaaatGCTGCATTTATTTTGCAAGGGGGTCCCCTTTAATTTAGCATATTTTATTGCTCC
This is a stretch of genomic DNA from Labrus bergylta chromosome 20, fLabBer1.1, whole genome shotgun sequence. It encodes these proteins:
- the naa50 gene encoding N-alpha-acetyltransferase 50 isoform X1 yields the protein MKGSRIELGDVTPHNIKQLKRLNQVIFPVSYNDKFYKDVLEVGELAKLAYFNDIAVGAVCCRVDHSQNQKRLYIMTLGCLAPYRRLGIGTKMLNHVLNICEKDGTFDNIYLHVQISNESAIHFYQKFGFEIIETKKNYYKRIEPADAHVLQKSLRSPCAPPTGELQKAE
- the naa50 gene encoding N-alpha-acetyltransferase 50 isoform X2; translated protein: MKGRIELGDVTPHNIKQLKRLNQVIFPVSYNDKFYKDVLEVGELAKLAYFNDIAVGAVCCRVDHSQNQKRLYIMTLGCLAPYRRLGIGTKMLNHVLNICEKDGTFDNIYLHVQISNESAIHFYQKFGFEIIETKKNYYKRIEPADAHVLQKSLRSPCAPPTGELQKAE